The Verrucomicrobiota bacterium genome window below encodes:
- a CDS encoding DUF4874 domain-containing protein, translating into MISNTIWLDTAPAIGRTVVENIYKLNEFTNSAISSSYLDSLQTDFDLMRSRGQKLAPTSTYDWISPVTNDVPAATVIGHLEQLATILNSNKDVMSFLNLGFIGRYGEMHTSSSGHTTPGDVTFTASGLQIVDKVMEIMAVDRMWAVRYPDQLSQLYTTPLDSSLAYTTNIQARLGFSNDGLMHDETHLGTFTSPSGEPIR; encoded by the coding sequence ATGATCAGTAATACCATTTGGCTGGATACCGCTCCAGCTATCGGACGCACAGTGGTTGAGAATATCTACAAACTTAATGAGTTCACGAATTCCGCCATCAGTTCGAGCTATTTGGACAGCCTTCAGACGGATTTTGACCTGATGCGTTCGCGTGGACAGAAGCTGGCCCCGACCTCCACCTATGACTGGATTTCACCTGTCACAAACGATGTGCCCGCAGCAACGGTGATCGGGCATCTTGAACAGTTAGCTACTATTTTAAATAGCAATAAGGATGTCATGAGTTTTTTGAATCTTGGCTTCATAGGCCGTTACGGAGAAATGCACACGTCCTCAAGCGGACACACTACCCCCGGGGATGTTACCTTCACGGCATCTGGCTTGCAAATTGTCGATAAAGTCATGGAAATCATGGCTGTGGATCGTATGTGGGCGGTTCGTTATCCAGATCAGTTATCCCAACTCTATACCACACCACTGGATTCATCCTTGGCCTATACGACCAATATTCAGGCACGTTTGGGTTTCAGTAACGATGGACTTATGCATGATGAGACCCATTTGGGAACCTTTACTAGTCCTTCAGGTGAGCCCATTCGCTAA
- a CDS encoding DUF4832 domain-containing protein yields the protein MTEGWRVLAAWDSQGLLDDVENALGYRFRLISSSIPSFGEQGEAVSLNLMMANDGSARPFNPRDMEIILRNQSTLQDYSFDVALGDTRLFLPGAGETKTLNLSFVLTTGMALGDYDLFLNLPDPEVTLAGIADYSINLANENLWESTAGYNSLQATITVQAVPEPSRWALFLIGVLGLLFFCRISWLRESSLSGCVTNE from the coding sequence GTGACGGAGGGGTGGCGTGTACTTGCGGCCTGGGACTCCCAAGGTTTGTTGGATGATGTGGAGAATGCCCTCGGCTACCGCTTCCGTCTCATTTCCTCCAGCATTCCCTCTTTTGGCGAGCAGGGTGAAGCGGTGTCCTTGAATCTGATGATGGCCAATGATGGATCAGCTCGTCCTTTCAATCCGCGCGATATGGAGATTATTTTACGGAACCAGTCCACATTACAGGATTATTCTTTTGATGTCGCCCTCGGAGACACACGTCTTTTCCTCCCGGGAGCTGGTGAGACTAAAACGCTCAATCTTTCATTCGTATTGACCACAGGAATGGCACTGGGAGATTACGATCTCTTTCTCAATCTTCCTGACCCTGAGGTAACCCTGGCGGGGATTGCCGACTACAGCATCAATCTGGCTAATGAAAACCTATGGGAAAGCACGGCCGGGTATAACAGCCTGCAAGCCACCATTACAGTCCAAGCCGTCCCCGAGCCCTCTCGGTGGGCGCTCTTCCTTATCGGCGTATTAGGGTTGTTGTTTTTTTGCAGAATATCTTGGTTAAGGGAATCATCTTTGTCAGGATGTGTGACCAATGAGTAA